The genomic window GTCTATGCtagaaaatgaattaagatgggaaagagagagagctcaGAAAGCATTGGATCACATGGTGAAGGAAGGATTGGCTTGGTTGGACGAACAAGGAGAATATGAAGCCTTGTATTGGTTTCCTAGCCTGTTTACGGGCTGTATCGCGTccaaagaataatattttttaaagatttcatCTCAGGTAGGAATCACATTTAAGATTTAGTTTATATTTCCTGTATGAACATGTATTTCCAAAATAGACAAATCCGCCGTATTATGCGATATTTACAGAAGCCAAGATGACGTGATATTAATCCTACGAGTATGACATTATAATGTCACCtgactttattttcttcgctgcatctaaaatatacaaagataCTTAAATACGCAAAGAAATTCTACATCCACCAtacacaataaaataaatattttaacataccTCGGAACACTTTGTACTTTATGTTTAGTAAGTTCTTGCTGACACGAAAATAATCGCTTATTCAATTCCTCGTTCTCCTTTCTTAGGGCATTTATTTTGGCTCTGTGTTCCTTAGTCTTTTCTTGAAACTTCGTTGTCATTGACTTGGCTTCTTCCTTCCACCTTGAACAaccagaagaaagaaagaaagaaagaaagaaagaaagaaaaaaaaaggggggggggagggggaaacgtggaaaaaggaacagaacagaaaaaaagaagaaataaaaaagaaaggagaagaagaagaaaaaagaaaagaaaagaaaagaaaaaaaatacatttcaatTACTTCCTACTAAGTTTCCGATGAACTTCCACATGATGCGACAATTCCTTCATCTTCCTATCGTATCGTTCCTGCGCTTTATTCATCTGCTCCAATAGGACCGGTCGACAACAATGTTCCTTGGTTTCTAtcctaaaagaaatatacacaaatacaatATGGTATCTGTGAAACGATCAATATAAATGAAACTAAAGGGATTTATTgatcgataattacgttacGGGTGAACTGGGCTTCTTCGTTTCCCTCTCCATGGTATATACTTGAGTCGCAAGTGCATATGGACCGTCCTGTGCCAAATAAGTTGCTTTTTGAAAATTGATCTCTAAAtcgtgaattttattttcaagacTATGTCTCTCGTACTCTCGCTTTTGCATTTCACGATCACAAGTCATTTGTAGGCGTTTGATTTCTGTCTGAAAATTGTCTCTATCTTCCAAAGATCTAGCCAAACGTTTCTCTAAATCATTGCACTGCTCTATTAggtcttttgttttttcattagCCTGTTTTACCTGATGCTCCATACTATCGCGATTCTCTTGTTgcatttttcttaattcatcATTAGCGGCGCTCAACTTTTCTTCTAATTCAATTACTTTAGATTCTAAATGCCTGATCTCCGCGTCATACTTCTTCCTCTGCGTATCGTCATTGTCACGAAGTTGACGTTCCACACAATCTAATTTTTGTTCAAAATCCAATATTTTCGTTCTCGACTTTTGTAATACATCCTCAGAATTCTGACGTACCTTTTCAAGTTCTTCCTGAGAAACTCTATAATCTTTTTGTGCATTATCCAATAGCATCGTTCTTTGTCTTAACTCTGCTTTAAGCTCTTTGATTtcggatatatattttttcccgCTTCTTTCATAAAcatctttcattttcgttatctCATCTTGTAACATGACGGTATGTTCTTCAGTTATTTTAGACAATCGTACCTCGAGCCTACCTTTTTCCTCTAATACATGTGCTTCCCTTTGTAATACAAGATCCTTTTCTCTTACCGCTATTTCTACCAACTCCAAAGCCTcggacattttattttttgtttcttcatttctGGCTATCAAAGATGCCGTAAATTTCATAGCTTCGTTCAATTTACTCTCCAACTCTCCTTTTAAATCCATTGCCCTTTGGGTATCCGCTTTTGCAGCAGCTAATTCGGTTTTCAACGTTTCAACTATCCGCATATTGTTCCTatcttaaaaatgaaaaaaaaaaaaaaaaaacgcacaTAATGCATTACTatggtaataaataaaagatattattagatTCCTCGACGTACCTTTCTCCAGGGTGTCCTTTTGATAAACTTCATGTTTCCTTGTAATATCAGCTTTTTCTTTAAGCAGGTCCTCAATTTTATCCTTGCTAGTTTCCCACAATGCTTGCtgtttcaaaaaattttcccTCGCTTGTAATAACTTGCCCTCCAATGCTTTGATAGCCTCGGAATAAGTCTCTTTGACATTATCGATATGCTCCTCGTATAATTTGGTACTTTTACCATCGGTTCTAAGACACCTTAATTCATCCTCCAGAGCAGTCACAGTTTTCAATGCTATTTGCCATAATTGAAAGACAGAATCTTTTTCCATTTGTAAAACAGCAAGGCGTTCTTGTAGATTCATTATAAGCTCCTTATTGTGTATGCTCTCGCTGCTACAAGTTTCTATATGAATGCGAGAGAAATGATCCTTAATCAGATCACCAGTATCTCTGCTATCATTTTGTAGAGCTTCCAGCAAAGACCTGATCTTGTTTTGTTCCGTCTACGAAAAGGTTTTCTTTCAAAAGTCACAGAATATTAATTCTaacgaaaaagatattttagcAAAACTTTTACCTTGCACATAGTTAAGTCTT from Vespa velutina chromosome 18, iVesVel2.1, whole genome shotgun sequence includes these protein-coding regions:
- the LOC124955434 gene encoding sodium channel and clathrin linker 1-like isoform X2, with translation MIDSELENISKDGNHDKNTILQEYDEAVETLKKDLTMCKTEQNKIRSLLEALQNDSRDTGDLIKDHFSRIHIETCSSESIHNKELIMNLQERLAVLQMEKDSVFQLWQIALKTVTALEDELRCLRTDGKSTKLYEEHIDNVKETYSEAIKALEGKLLQARENFLKQQALWETSKDKIEDLLKEKADITRKHEVYQKDTLEKDRNNMRIVETLKTELAAAKADTQRAMDLKGELESKLNEAMKFTASLIARNEETKNKMSEALELVEIAVREKDLVLQREAHVLEEKGRLEVRLSKITEEHTVMLQDEITKMKDVYERSGKKYISEIKELKAELRQRTMLLDNAQKDYRVSQEELEKVRQNSEDVLQKSRTKILDFEQKLDCVERQLRDNDDTQRKKYDAEIRHLESKVIELEEKLSAANDELRKMQQENRDSMEHQVKQANEKTKDLIEQCNDLEKRLARSLEDRDNFQTEIKRLQMTCDREMQKREYERHSLENKIHDLEINFQKATYLAQDGPYALATQVYTMERETKKPSSPVTIETKEHCCRPVLLEQMNKAQERYDRKMKELSHHVEVHRKLSRKRKKPSQ
- the LOC124955434 gene encoding sodium channel and clathrin linker 1-like isoform X1, coding for MIDSELENISKDGNHDKNTILQEYDEAVETLKKDLTMCKTEQNKIRSLLEALQNDSRDTGDLIKDHFSRIHIETCSSESIHNKELIMNLQERLAVLQMEKDSVFQLWQIALKTVTALEDELRCLRTDGKSTKLYEEHIDNVKETYSEAIKALEGKLLQARENFLKQQALWETSKDKIEDLLKEKADITRKHEVYQKDTLEKDRNNMRIVETLKTELAAAKADTQRAMDLKGELESKLNEAMKFTASLIARNEETKNKMSEALELVEIAVREKDLVLQREAHVLEEKGRLEVRLSKITEEHTVMLQDEITKMKDVYERSGKKYISEIKELKAELRQRTMLLDNAQKDYRVSQEELEKVRQNSEDVLQKSRTKILDFEQKLDCVERQLRDNDDTQRKKYDAEIRHLESKVIELEEKLSAANDELRKMQQENRDSMEHQVKQANEKTKDLIEQCNDLEKRLARSLEDRDNFQTEIKRLQMTCDREMQKREYERHSLENKIHDLEINFQKATYLAQDGPYALATQVYTMERETKKPSSPVTIETKEHCCRPVLLEQMNKAQERYDRKMKELSHHVEVHRKLSRKWKEEAKSMTTKFQEKTKEHRAKINALRKENEELNKRLFSCQQELTKHKVQSVPRCSEENKVR